The Accipiter gentilis chromosome 19, bAccGen1.1, whole genome shotgun sequence genome has a window encoding:
- the LOC126048240 gene encoding mitochondrial uncoupling protein 2-like isoform X5 encodes MFRSVVEHGPASQENMTADSRREMSAPDVLLPGAQLSPSATMVGLKPPEVPPTAAMKFVSAGVAGCIADLCTFPLDTAKVRLQIQGEVRIPRSIGTVEYRGVLGTLSTMVRTEGPRSLYSGLAAGLQRQMSFASIRIGLYDSVKQLYTPKGAERTLPNIARNAIINCGELVTYDLIKDALLRAQLMTDNVPCHFVAAFGAGFCATVVASPVDVVKTRYMNAGPGQYRNVLSCFLALLMQDGLAGFYKGFVPSFLRLGSWNVVMFVSYEQLQRVAVLARPVQS; translated from the exons ATGTTTAGGTCAGTGGTGGAGCACGGTCCAGCCAGCCAGGAAAACATGACAGCCGACAGCCGGAGAGAGATGTCAGCGCCAGATGTGCTTCTGCCTGGAGCCCAATTGAG CCCCTCTGCCACGATGGTGGGTCTGAAGCCCCCCGAGGTGCCCCCGACAGCCGCCATGAAGTTCGTCAGTGCCGGGGTGGCCGGCTGCATCGCTGACCTCTGCACCTTCCCCCTGGACACTGCCAAAGTGCGGCTGCAG ATCCAAGGTGAGGTGCGGATCCCCCGGAGCATCGGCACCGTGGAGTACCGGGGTGTTTTGGGGACGCTGAGCACCATGGTGAGGACGGAGGGACCCCGCAGCCTCTACAGCGGGCTGGCGGCCGGGCTGCAGCGGCAGATGAGCTTCGCCTCCATCCGCATCGGGCTGTACGACTCGGTGAAGCAGCTCTACACCCCCAAGGGTGCTGAAA GGACTCTGCCCAACATCGCCCGCAACGCCATCATCAACTGTGGGGAGCTCGTCACCTACGATCTCATTAAGGACGCGCTGCTGCGGGCACAGCTGATGACAG ACAACGTCCCCTGCCACTTTGTGGCCGCCTTCGGGGCCGGCTTCTGTGCCACAGTGGTGGCATCACCAGTGGACGTGGTGAAGACGCGGTACATGAACGCTGGTCCCGGGCAGTACCGGAACGTGCTCAGCTGCTTCCTGGCCCTGCTGATGCAGGACGGCCTCGCCGGCTTCTACAAGGG GTTCGTCCCCTCCTTCCTGCGGCTCGGCTCCTGGAACGTGGTGATGTTCGTCTCCTACGAGCAGCTGCAGCGCGTCGCGGTGCTGGCCCGGCCGGTGCAATCCtga
- the LOC126048240 gene encoding mitochondrial uncoupling protein 3-like isoform X1, with the protein MFRSVVEHGPASQENMTADSRREMSAPDVLLPGAQLSPSATMVGLKPPEVPPTAAMKFVSAGVAGCIADLCTFPLDTAKVRLQIQGEVRIPRSIGTVEYRGVLGTLSTMVRTEGPRSLYSGLAAGLQRQMSFASIRIGLYDSVKQLYTPKGAESTGLAARVLAGCTTGAVAVTCAQPTDVVKVRFQANGVQPDGVRRYSGTMDAYRTIAREEGVRGLWRGRGGWGQGWDGNRDEEGARDEMGMGTARLEHPSGMLQEGMRLPSPMPPPSHAGTLPNIARNAIINCGELVTYDLIKDALLRAQLMTDNVPCHFVAAFGAGFCATVVASPVDVVKTRYMNAGPGQYRNVLSCFLALLMQDGLAGFYKGFVPSFLRLGSWNVVMFVSYEQLQRVAVLARPVQS; encoded by the exons ATGTTTAGGTCAGTGGTGGAGCACGGTCCAGCCAGCCAGGAAAACATGACAGCCGACAGCCGGAGAGAGATGTCAGCGCCAGATGTGCTTCTGCCTGGAGCCCAATTGAG CCCCTCTGCCACGATGGTGGGTCTGAAGCCCCCCGAGGTGCCCCCGACAGCCGCCATGAAGTTCGTCAGTGCCGGGGTGGCCGGCTGCATCGCTGACCTCTGCACCTTCCCCCTGGACACTGCCAAAGTGCGGCTGCAG ATCCAAGGTGAGGTGCGGATCCCCCGGAGCATCGGCACCGTGGAGTACCGGGGTGTTTTGGGGACGCTGAGCACCATGGTGAGGACGGAGGGACCCCGCAGCCTCTACAGCGGGCTGGCGGCCGGGCTGCAGCGGCAGATGAGCTTCGCCTCCATCCGCATCGGGCTGTACGACTCGGTGAAGCAGCTCTACACCCCCAAGGGTGCTGAAA gcacagggctggcagcacgGGTGCTGGCGGGCTGCACAACGGGGGCGGTGGCGGTGACATGTGCCCAGCCCACCGACGTGGTCAAGGTACGGTTCCAGGCCAACGGGGTGCAGCCAGACGGCGTCCGTCGGTACAGCGGCACCATGGATGCCTACCGCACCATCGCCAGGGAGGAGGGCGTCCGCGGGCTCTGGAGAGGTAGgggaggatggggacaaggatgggatGGGAACAGGGATGAGGAAGGGGCCAGGGATgaaatggggatggggacagcaagGCTGGAGCACCCATCTGGGATGCTCCAGGAGGGGATGCGACTGCCCTCCCCAATGCCACCACCTTCCCACGCAGGGACTCTGCCCAACATCGCCCGCAACGCCATCATCAACTGTGGGGAGCTCGTCACCTACGATCTCATTAAGGACGCGCTGCTGCGGGCACAGCTGATGACAG ACAACGTCCCCTGCCACTTTGTGGCCGCCTTCGGGGCCGGCTTCTGTGCCACAGTGGTGGCATCACCAGTGGACGTGGTGAAGACGCGGTACATGAACGCTGGTCCCGGGCAGTACCGGAACGTGCTCAGCTGCTTCCTGGCCCTGCTGATGCAGGACGGCCTCGCCGGCTTCTACAAGGG GTTCGTCCCCTCCTTCCTGCGGCTCGGCTCCTGGAACGTGGTGATGTTCGTCTCCTACGAGCAGCTGCAGCGCGTCGCGGTGCTGGCCCGGCCGGTGCAATCCtga
- the PAAF1 gene encoding proteasomal ATPase-associated factor 1 — MAATLRIQSDWSQALRRDEGEAWLSCRSPGKPTLYGSLTRRGLSTEGVPDIAASEGFVVGTVTKKSILISCPHENVSTKFLAPYTTFCRIHQKSITCLDISSGGGLGVSTSTDGTMKIWQAANGEIRRLLEGHVYDVNCCRFFPSGLVVLSGGMDAQLKIWSAEDASCVVTFKGHKGGILDTAIVDRGRNVLSCSRDGTARLWDCGKSACLGVIADCGSPVNGIAVGTADNSLNLGTPEKSPSEREIGTEGKILLLAREDKKLQGVGLQSRQPVFLFVGSDAFNCCTFLSSTYILAGTQDGNIYQLDVRNTNAPIQVIHRSGAPVLSLLPYRDGFIASQGDGTCFIIQQDLDYVLDLTEADCDPVYKVASWEKQIYTCCRDGIVRRYQLSDL; from the exons ATGGCGGCGACGCTGCGGATCCAGAGCGACTGGAGCCAAGCGCTGAG GAGGGACGAGGGAGAGgcctggctgagctgcaggagcccTG GGAAGCCGACCCTGTATGGCAGCCTGACCCGCCGCGGGCTCAGCACTGAGGGCGTCCCTGACATCGCTGCTTCCGAGGGCTTCGTGGTTGGGACAGTCACCAAG AAAAGCATTCTCATTTCTTGTCCTCACGAAAATGTGTCCACCAAGTTCCTGGCCCCATACACAACTTTTTGTagaattcatcagaaaagt ATTACCTGTCTTGATATTTCCAGTGGTGGAGGGCTTGGCGTGTCTACCAGCACAGATGGGACCATGAAGATCTGGCAGGCTGCGAATGGAGAAATAAGA AGACTATTGGAAGGCCATGTGTATGATGTGAATTGTTGCAGGTTTTTCCCATCGGGCCTCGTGGTTCTGAGTGGGGGAATGGATGCCCAGCTAAAGATCTGGTCAGCAGAAGATGCCAGCTGCGTAGTAACATTTAAAGGTCACAAAGGAG GTATTTTGGACACTGCCATTGTGGATCGGGGAAGAAATGTCCTTTCCTGCTCTAGAGATGGCACTGCCCGCCTCTGGGACTGTGGAAAATCCGCCTGTCTGGGTGTCATTGCTGACTGTGGCTCTCCTGTCAACGGCATTGCTGTGGGCACTGCTGACAACTCACTGAACCTGGGCACGCCTGAAAAATCTCCTA GTGAACGTGAGATTGGGACAGAAGGGAAAATCCTGCTGCTGGCTCGAGAAGACAAGAAGCTTCAAGGAGTGggactgcagagcaggcagccg GTGTTCCTCTTCGTTGGATCTGATGCGTTCAACTGCTGCACATTCCTCTCAAGTACCTATATCCTAGCAGGGACTCAGGATGGGAACATATATCAGCTGGATGTGAGAAACACAAA CGCTCCAATCCAGGTCATCCATAGATCAGGAGCACCGGTGCTTTCACTGCTCCCATACCGAGATGGATTTATTGCCAGCCAAG GTGATGGAACCTGCTTTATCATTCAGCAAGACCTCGATTATGTCCTCGATCTCACAGAAGCTGACTGCGACCCTGTGTACAAG GTGGCTTCTTGGGAGAAGCAAATTTACACATGCTGCAGAGATGGGATAGTGAGGAGATACCAACTTTCCGACCTTTAA
- the LOC126048240 gene encoding mitochondrial uncoupling protein 3-like isoform X4 — MFRSVVEHGPASQENMTADSRREMSAPDVLLPGAQLSPSATMVGLKPPEVPPTAAMKFVSAGVAGCIADLCTFPLDTAKVRLQIQGEVRIPRSIGTVEYRGVLGTLSTMVRTEGPRSLYSGLAAGLQRQMSFASIRIGLYDSVKQLYTPKGAESTGLAARVLAGCTTGAVAVTCAQPTDVVKVRFQANGVQPDGVRRYSGTMDAYRTIAREEGVRGLWRGTLPNIARNAIINCGELVTYDLIKDALLRAQLMTDNVPCHFVAAFGAGFCATVVASPVDVVKTRYMNAGPGQYRNVLSCFLALLMQDGLAGFYKG, encoded by the exons ATGTTTAGGTCAGTGGTGGAGCACGGTCCAGCCAGCCAGGAAAACATGACAGCCGACAGCCGGAGAGAGATGTCAGCGCCAGATGTGCTTCTGCCTGGAGCCCAATTGAG CCCCTCTGCCACGATGGTGGGTCTGAAGCCCCCCGAGGTGCCCCCGACAGCCGCCATGAAGTTCGTCAGTGCCGGGGTGGCCGGCTGCATCGCTGACCTCTGCACCTTCCCCCTGGACACTGCCAAAGTGCGGCTGCAG ATCCAAGGTGAGGTGCGGATCCCCCGGAGCATCGGCACCGTGGAGTACCGGGGTGTTTTGGGGACGCTGAGCACCATGGTGAGGACGGAGGGACCCCGCAGCCTCTACAGCGGGCTGGCGGCCGGGCTGCAGCGGCAGATGAGCTTCGCCTCCATCCGCATCGGGCTGTACGACTCGGTGAAGCAGCTCTACACCCCCAAGGGTGCTGAAA gcacagggctggcagcacgGGTGCTGGCGGGCTGCACAACGGGGGCGGTGGCGGTGACATGTGCCCAGCCCACCGACGTGGTCAAGGTACGGTTCCAGGCCAACGGGGTGCAGCCAGACGGCGTCCGTCGGTACAGCGGCACCATGGATGCCTACCGCACCATCGCCAGGGAGGAGGGCGTCCGCGGGCTCTGGAGAG GGACTCTGCCCAACATCGCCCGCAACGCCATCATCAACTGTGGGGAGCTCGTCACCTACGATCTCATTAAGGACGCGCTGCTGCGGGCACAGCTGATGACAG ACAACGTCCCCTGCCACTTTGTGGCCGCCTTCGGGGCCGGCTTCTGTGCCACAGTGGTGGCATCACCAGTGGACGTGGTGAAGACGCGGTACATGAACGCTGGTCCCGGGCAGTACCGGAACGTGCTCAGCTGCTTCCTGGCCCTGCTGATGCAGGACGGCCTCGCCGGCTTCTACAAGGGGTGA
- the LOC126048240 gene encoding mitochondrial uncoupling protein 3-like isoform X2, whose amino-acid sequence MVGLKPPEVPPTAAMKFVSAGVAGCIADLCTFPLDTAKVRLQIQGEVRIPRSIGTVEYRGVLGTLSTMVRTEGPRSLYSGLAAGLQRQMSFASIRIGLYDSVKQLYTPKGAESTGLAARVLAGCTTGAVAVTCAQPTDVVKVRFQANGVQPDGVRRYSGTMDAYRTIAREEGVRGLWRGRGGWGQGWDGNRDEEGARDEMGMGTARLEHPSGMLQEGMRLPSPMPPPSHAGTLPNIARNAIINCGELVTYDLIKDALLRAQLMTDNVPCHFVAAFGAGFCATVVASPVDVVKTRYMNAGPGQYRNVLSCFLALLMQDGLAGFYKGFVPSFLRLGSWNVVMFVSYEQLQRVAVLARPVQS is encoded by the exons ATGGTGGGTCTGAAGCCCCCCGAGGTGCCCCCGACAGCCGCCATGAAGTTCGTCAGTGCCGGGGTGGCCGGCTGCATCGCTGACCTCTGCACCTTCCCCCTGGACACTGCCAAAGTGCGGCTGCAG ATCCAAGGTGAGGTGCGGATCCCCCGGAGCATCGGCACCGTGGAGTACCGGGGTGTTTTGGGGACGCTGAGCACCATGGTGAGGACGGAGGGACCCCGCAGCCTCTACAGCGGGCTGGCGGCCGGGCTGCAGCGGCAGATGAGCTTCGCCTCCATCCGCATCGGGCTGTACGACTCGGTGAAGCAGCTCTACACCCCCAAGGGTGCTGAAA gcacagggctggcagcacgGGTGCTGGCGGGCTGCACAACGGGGGCGGTGGCGGTGACATGTGCCCAGCCCACCGACGTGGTCAAGGTACGGTTCCAGGCCAACGGGGTGCAGCCAGACGGCGTCCGTCGGTACAGCGGCACCATGGATGCCTACCGCACCATCGCCAGGGAGGAGGGCGTCCGCGGGCTCTGGAGAGGTAGgggaggatggggacaaggatgggatGGGAACAGGGATGAGGAAGGGGCCAGGGATgaaatggggatggggacagcaagGCTGGAGCACCCATCTGGGATGCTCCAGGAGGGGATGCGACTGCCCTCCCCAATGCCACCACCTTCCCACGCAGGGACTCTGCCCAACATCGCCCGCAACGCCATCATCAACTGTGGGGAGCTCGTCACCTACGATCTCATTAAGGACGCGCTGCTGCGGGCACAGCTGATGACAG ACAACGTCCCCTGCCACTTTGTGGCCGCCTTCGGGGCCGGCTTCTGTGCCACAGTGGTGGCATCACCAGTGGACGTGGTGAAGACGCGGTACATGAACGCTGGTCCCGGGCAGTACCGGAACGTGCTCAGCTGCTTCCTGGCCCTGCTGATGCAGGACGGCCTCGCCGGCTTCTACAAGGG GTTCGTCCCCTCCTTCCTGCGGCTCGGCTCCTGGAACGTGGTGATGTTCGTCTCCTACGAGCAGCTGCAGCGCGTCGCGGTGCTGGCCCGGCCGGTGCAATCCtga
- the DNAJB13 gene encoding dnaJ homolog subfamily B member 13 isoform X2, which translates to MTRLYTEVFGDSYRKLALKNHPLKCKEPWAPERFRRLAEAYDVLSDPMKKGIYDKFGEEGLKGGIPLESGGENPWTTGYVFHNNPDKVFREFFGGDNPFAEFFAEDGSELILPFGGLQGRGAMKQDPPIVRDLYLSLEDLFYGCTKKIKISRRVMNEDGQTSTIRDKILTIDVQPGWKQGTRITFEKEGDQGPNIIPADITFVVQEKLHPRFKRANDNLACVTTIPLGKALIGCTVDVRTLDGRLLNIPINDIVDPKYCKVVPGEGMPLLQDPRRRGDLLIYFNIAFPKKLTPDKKKLLKSALLS; encoded by the exons ATGACCAGGCTCTATACAGAGGTTTTTGGTGACAG CTATCGGAAACTGGCCTTGAAGAACCATCCTTTAAAATGCAAGGAGCCCTGGGCGCCGGAGAGGTTCAGGCGGCTGGCGGAGGCCTACGATGTGCTCAGCGACC CCATGAAGAAAGGCATCTACGACAAGTTTGGAGAAGAGGGGCTGAAAGGCGGCATCCCCTTGGAGTCTGGTGGCGAGAACCCCTGGACCACCGGCTACGTGTTTCACAATAACCCTGACAAAGTCTTCAGGGAGTTCTTTGGTGGAGACAACCCCTTTGCAG AGTTCTTTGCTGAGGATGGCTCAGAGTTGATCCTGCCCTTTGGAGGGCTGCAAGGACGAGGAGCGATGAAGCAAGATCCCCCGATCGTGCGGGATCTCTACCTCTCCCTTGAAGACCTGTTCTACGGCTGCACCAAGAAGATTAAGATCTCCCGCCGG GTGATGAATGAAGATGGTCAAACGAGCACCATCAGGGATAAGATCTTAACAATTGATGTGCAGCCGGGTTGGAAGCAGGGCACCAGGATCACCTTCGAGAAGGAAGGAGACCAG gGCCCAAACATCATTCCAGCTGACATCACCTTCGTTGTCCAAGAGAAACTTCACCCGAGATTTAAAAGAGCCAACGACAACCTCGCTTGTGTCACCACCATCCCGCTGGGAAAG GCGCTGATCGGCTGCACGGTGGATGTGAGGACGCTGGACGGGAGGCTGCTGAACATCCCCATCAATGACATCGTGGA CCCCAAGTACTGTAAAGTGGTGCCAGGGGAGGGGATGCCACTGCTCCAGGACCCCCGGCGCAGGGGTGACCTCCTCATCTACTTCAACATCGCCTTTCCCAAGAAGCTCACTCCTGACAAGAAAAAGCTCTTGAAAAGTGCCCTCCTCTCCTAG
- the DNAJB13 gene encoding dnaJ homolog subfamily B member 13 isoform X1: MVPGAALDRKFPSPPDAVTIATGERAAMGQDYYAVLELGRGATDADIKKAYRKLALKNHPLKCKEPWAPERFRRLAEAYDVLSDPMKKGIYDKFGEEGLKGGIPLESGGENPWTTGYVFHNNPDKVFREFFGGDNPFAEFFAEDGSELILPFGGLQGRGAMKQDPPIVRDLYLSLEDLFYGCTKKIKISRRVMNEDGQTSTIRDKILTIDVQPGWKQGTRITFEKEGDQGPNIIPADITFVVQEKLHPRFKRANDNLACVTTIPLGKALIGCTVDVRTLDGRLLNIPINDIVDPKYCKVVPGEGMPLLQDPRRRGDLLIYFNIAFPKKLTPDKKKLLKSALLS, translated from the exons ATGGTGCCCGGCGCGGCACTGGACCGGAAGTTCCCGTCGCCCCCCGACGCGGTGACCATAGCAACGGGGGAGCGGGCCGCCATGGGGCAGGACTACTACGCCGTGCTGGAGCTGGGCCGCGGTGCCACGGACGCCGACATCAAGAAGGC CTATCGGAAACTGGCCTTGAAGAACCATCCTTTAAAATGCAAGGAGCCCTGGGCGCCGGAGAGGTTCAGGCGGCTGGCGGAGGCCTACGATGTGCTCAGCGACC CCATGAAGAAAGGCATCTACGACAAGTTTGGAGAAGAGGGGCTGAAAGGCGGCATCCCCTTGGAGTCTGGTGGCGAGAACCCCTGGACCACCGGCTACGTGTTTCACAATAACCCTGACAAAGTCTTCAGGGAGTTCTTTGGTGGAGACAACCCCTTTGCAG AGTTCTTTGCTGAGGATGGCTCAGAGTTGATCCTGCCCTTTGGAGGGCTGCAAGGACGAGGAGCGATGAAGCAAGATCCCCCGATCGTGCGGGATCTCTACCTCTCCCTTGAAGACCTGTTCTACGGCTGCACCAAGAAGATTAAGATCTCCCGCCGG GTGATGAATGAAGATGGTCAAACGAGCACCATCAGGGATAAGATCTTAACAATTGATGTGCAGCCGGGTTGGAAGCAGGGCACCAGGATCACCTTCGAGAAGGAAGGAGACCAG gGCCCAAACATCATTCCAGCTGACATCACCTTCGTTGTCCAAGAGAAACTTCACCCGAGATTTAAAAGAGCCAACGACAACCTCGCTTGTGTCACCACCATCCCGCTGGGAAAG GCGCTGATCGGCTGCACGGTGGATGTGAGGACGCTGGACGGGAGGCTGCTGAACATCCCCATCAATGACATCGTGGA CCCCAAGTACTGTAAAGTGGTGCCAGGGGAGGGGATGCCACTGCTCCAGGACCCCCGGCGCAGGGGTGACCTCCTCATCTACTTCAACATCGCCTTTCCCAAGAAGCTCACTCCTGACAAGAAAAAGCTCTTGAAAAGTGCCCTCCTCTCCTAG
- the LOC126048240 gene encoding mitochondrial uncoupling protein 3-like isoform X3: MVGLKPPEVPPTAAMKFVSAGVAGCIADLCTFPLDTAKVRLQIQGEVRIPRSIGTVEYRGVLGTLSTMVRTEGPRSLYSGLAAGLQRQMSFASIRIGLYDSVKQLYTPKGAESTGLAARVLAGCTTGAVAVTCAQPTDVVKVRFQANGVQPDGVRRYSGTMDAYRTIAREEGVRGLWRGTLPNIARNAIINCGELVTYDLIKDALLRAQLMTDNVPCHFVAAFGAGFCATVVASPVDVVKTRYMNAGPGQYRNVLSCFLALLMQDGLAGFYKGFVPSFLRLGSWNVVMFVSYEQLQRVAVLARPVQS, translated from the exons ATGGTGGGTCTGAAGCCCCCCGAGGTGCCCCCGACAGCCGCCATGAAGTTCGTCAGTGCCGGGGTGGCCGGCTGCATCGCTGACCTCTGCACCTTCCCCCTGGACACTGCCAAAGTGCGGCTGCAG ATCCAAGGTGAGGTGCGGATCCCCCGGAGCATCGGCACCGTGGAGTACCGGGGTGTTTTGGGGACGCTGAGCACCATGGTGAGGACGGAGGGACCCCGCAGCCTCTACAGCGGGCTGGCGGCCGGGCTGCAGCGGCAGATGAGCTTCGCCTCCATCCGCATCGGGCTGTACGACTCGGTGAAGCAGCTCTACACCCCCAAGGGTGCTGAAA gcacagggctggcagcacgGGTGCTGGCGGGCTGCACAACGGGGGCGGTGGCGGTGACATGTGCCCAGCCCACCGACGTGGTCAAGGTACGGTTCCAGGCCAACGGGGTGCAGCCAGACGGCGTCCGTCGGTACAGCGGCACCATGGATGCCTACCGCACCATCGCCAGGGAGGAGGGCGTCCGCGGGCTCTGGAGAG GGACTCTGCCCAACATCGCCCGCAACGCCATCATCAACTGTGGGGAGCTCGTCACCTACGATCTCATTAAGGACGCGCTGCTGCGGGCACAGCTGATGACAG ACAACGTCCCCTGCCACTTTGTGGCCGCCTTCGGGGCCGGCTTCTGTGCCACAGTGGTGGCATCACCAGTGGACGTGGTGAAGACGCGGTACATGAACGCTGGTCCCGGGCAGTACCGGAACGTGCTCAGCTGCTTCCTGGCCCTGCTGATGCAGGACGGCCTCGCCGGCTTCTACAAGGG GTTCGTCCCCTCCTTCCTGCGGCTCGGCTCCTGGAACGTGGTGATGTTCGTCTCCTACGAGCAGCTGCAGCGCGTCGCGGTGCTGGCCCGGCCGGTGCAATCCtga
- the DNAJB13 gene encoding dnaJ homolog subfamily B member 13 isoform X3, which produces MVPGAALDRKFPSPPDAVTIATGERAAMGQDYYAVLELGRGATDADIKKAYRKLALKNHPLKCKEPWAPERFRRLAEAYDVLSDPMKKGIYDKFGEEGLKGGIPLESGGENPWTTGYVFHNNPDKVFREFFGGDNPFAATLRFLWGCWSPVLGG; this is translated from the exons ATGGTGCCCGGCGCGGCACTGGACCGGAAGTTCCCGTCGCCCCCCGACGCGGTGACCATAGCAACGGGGGAGCGGGCCGCCATGGGGCAGGACTACTACGCCGTGCTGGAGCTGGGCCGCGGTGCCACGGACGCCGACATCAAGAAGGC CTATCGGAAACTGGCCTTGAAGAACCATCCTTTAAAATGCAAGGAGCCCTGGGCGCCGGAGAGGTTCAGGCGGCTGGCGGAGGCCTACGATGTGCTCAGCGACC CCATGAAGAAAGGCATCTACGACAAGTTTGGAGAAGAGGGGCTGAAAGGCGGCATCCCCTTGGAGTCTGGTGGCGAGAACCCCTGGACCACCGGCTACGTGTTTCACAATAACCCTGACAAAGTCTTCAGGGAGTTCTTTGGTGGAGACAACCCCTTTGCAG CTACTCTCAGGTTCCTCTGGGGTTGCTGGTCTCCAGTGCTTGGAGGTTAG